Proteins from one Dermacentor variabilis isolate Ectoservices chromosome 1, ASM5094787v1, whole genome shotgun sequence genomic window:
- the LOC142584640 gene encoding nose resistant to fluoxetine protein 6-like: MVLVATAIEKWSTDHDCLSGPLLRTVIIFSAISNTRTLLKTENTGLNQSLLFLSGLKVFCAYWVLLDHEYIALQAEFLHSPFELMRLSSKPWFQFITNGVLSVATFFYMSGFALSFSMAGSLPCIRSFAVAIARRYIRLTCPVMVVVLMAFLVPLIADGPADSELLPQQLSGCYTNWWALLVHVNDFMPRDQMCLTHLWYVAADMQIFVAVALPLAVLLNRNKKAGFAVAFVTCAAFASLAAAQTYLWQLFHGITFGNSDVRRFSNTLEYIHFKPFVHIPTYVCGTVCGFLANRLKGKLLHKRTEALLWLLSACLLCAVMFVTIPWNGGRFPADSVIALYGGFHRLVWALGLSWPFIACATGKGSVLYKFLAWKAFLLLSRLTYGIYLTHLLFNLLRMANTKTPINVDEFLQLRNSIGTFGLSVALAYVLYIICDGPTQQIERCLFRKTATSRPKVSPQENETATIPSSDVVSNGTA, from the exons ATGGTGCTTGTGGCAACTGCAATTGAAAAGTGGAGCACGGACCACGACTGCTTGTCAG GGCCATTACTGAGGACGGTAATAATTTTCTCTGCAATATCGAATACGAGAACGCTCCTGAAGACAGAAAATACAGGACTGAATCAATCCCTCCTATTTTTGAGCGGCCTGAAAGTATTTTGTGCCTACTGGGTTTTGCTCGACCACGAGTACATCGCCCTTCAGGCAGAATTTTTGC ACAGCCCCTTTGAGTTGATGCGATTGTCATCGAAGCCTTGGTTTCAATTTATCACCAACGGCGTCTTAAGTGTGGCGACGTTTTTCTACATGAG TGGTTTTGCCTTGTCATTTTCCATGGCTGGCTCACTTCCATGCATACGTTCGTTTGCAGTGGCAATCGCTCGTAGGTACATAAg GTTGACGTGTCCAGTAATGGTGGTTGTGCTCATGGCGTTCCTCGTGCCCCTAATTGCCGACGGCCCTGCCGATTCGGAACTGCTGCCGCAGCAGTTGAGCGGCTGCTACACCAACTGGTGGGCCTTATTGGTGCACGTTAACGACTTCATGCCTCGGGACCAAATG TGCCTAACCCACCTTTGGTACGTTGCTGCTGATATGCAGATATTTGTAGCCGTCGCCCTCCCGCTGGCGGTGCTTCTGAATAG gaataAGAAAGCCGGCTTTGCTGTGGCTTTCGTGACATGTGCAGCGTTCGCTAGTTTAGCTGCGGCGCAAACTTATCTTTGGCAGCTGTTCCACGGAATCACCTTCGGAAACAGTGATGTGAG ACGATTTTCGAACACGCTGGAATACATTCATTTCAAGCCATTTGTCCACATCCCAACGTACGTCTGCGGCACTGTCTGTGGCTTTCTCGCAAACAGACTGAAAGGGAAGCTACTGCACAAG AGAACAGAAGCTCTTCTTTGGTTGCTGTCGGCCTGTCTCCTGTGCGCGGTTATGTTTGTGACGATTCCTTGGAATGGAGGTCGCTTCCCCGCTGACTCTGTTATTGCCCTGTACGGAGGCTTCCACAGACTTGTCTGGGCACTGGGTCTGTCTTGGCCCTTCATTGCCTGTGCGACTGGAAAAGGAA GTGTCCTGTACAAATTCCTAGCATGGAAGGCGTTCCTACTGCTGTCACGGCTCACCTACGGAATTTACCTCACGCACCTTCTTTTTAATCTGCTGCGCATGGCGAATACGAAGACACCGATAAATGTGGACGAGTTTTTGCAA CTGAGGAATTCCATTGGAACGTTTGGCCTCAGCGTTGCGTTGGCTTACGTGCTGTACATAATTTGCGATGGCCCAACACAGCAGATAGAAAGATGTCTTTTCAGGAAGACCGCTACCTCTCGTCCTAAAGTTTCTCCTCAAGAAAATGAAACTGCAACAATACCATCCTCTGATGTAGTGAGCAATGGCACCGCCTAA